A genomic region of Cryptosporangium aurantiacum contains the following coding sequences:
- a CDS encoding HNH endonuclease: TTAGEQPHLTVLVHASDLRRTPAGRTVLADTRVSGPDGPLPNSGVSGWDLGSDADRGFDRMWDPDTDCAADPDQAADEIRAGDWDWDVVTDWLTDPQHQPQPATPTGNHPDTGPSGPDTHPGASGSGPGGPGGPGGGPGNGDLGRSSSGSGGDRGNSASRGSGGGPGSDGLGGSGGGSGGSGSGSGRGPRVWVPGSRWVPGPGDGGRTDFGDTLPLEAIDRIACDAAINRIILGPDDVPIAVGRRTRLVPPTMRRGLVVRDQGCRFHYCTRPPHWTQAHHIIPWTHGGPTDMNNLILLCGFHHHRVHDEGWTLQLDGQELTIRRPDGTILDPPD, encoded by the coding sequence CACCACCGCCGGTGAACAACCCCACCTCACCGTGCTGGTCCACGCCAGCGACCTGCGCCGCACCCCGGCCGGCCGCACCGTCCTGGCCGACACCCGAGTTTCCGGCCCGGACGGCCCGCTGCCGAACAGCGGTGTGTCCGGCTGGGATCTCGGCTCGGATGCCGACCGGGGCTTCGACCGGATGTGGGACCCGGATACCGACTGCGCCGCGGACCCTGATCAAGCCGCCGACGAGATCCGGGCTGGCGACTGGGACTGGGACGTGGTCACCGACTGGCTCACCGACCCCCAGCACCAACCCCAACCCGCAACCCCCACCGGCAACCACCCCGACACCGGACCCAGCGGCCCCGACACGCACCCCGGCGCCTCCGGCAGCGGGCCCGGCGGCCCGGGTGGCCCCGGCGGCGGCCCGGGTAACGGTGACCTCGGCCGCTCCAGCAGTGGCTCCGGCGGCGACCGGGGTAACAGCGCCAGCCGTGGCTCCGGCGGCGGCCCGGGAAGCGATGGCCTCGGCGGCTCCGGCGGTGGCTCGGGCGGCTCGGGAAGTGGCTCCGGTCGTGGTCCCCGGGTCTGGGTTCCCGGTAGCCGGTGGGTCCCCGGACCCGGCGACGGCGGCCGCACCGACTTCGGCGACACCCTCCCCCTCGAAGCCATCGACCGCATCGCCTGCGACGCCGCGATCAACCGCATCATCCTCGGACCCGACGACGTCCCCATCGCCGTCGGACGCCGCACCCGCCTCGTCCCACCCACCATGCGCCGCGGCCTCGTCGTAAGGGACCAGGGCTGCCGATTCCACTACTGCACCCGCCCACCCCACTGGACCCAAGCCCACCACATCATCCCCTGGACCCACGGCGGACCAACCGACATGAACAACCTCATCCTCCTGTGCGGCTTTCATCACCACCGCGTCCACGACGAAGGCTGGACCCTCCAACTCGACGGACAAGAACTCACCATCCGCCGACCCGACGGCACCATCCTCGACCCACCCGACTAG